In one Limosilactobacillus oris genomic region, the following are encoded:
- a CDS encoding APC family permease, producing MKDDIPKKKKTLGLFDLSILGIGAIIGTGILVLTGIVAAQDSGPAVTLSFLIAAVASGLIGLCYAELATSLPNSGSAFFYAWVSVGNFAAFLAGWTLIGVYITTTATVANGWTGYFSSFLGELNVKLPQSMLAAPSNGGIINLPAVLMVLLITFVLTRGTSQSKIVNNILVGVKLTIILLFIIISFRDINLANYRPFFPYGVSGVFGGASAVFFSFLGFDALATSAEDAKNVNKTLPRAILISLSLSTLLYIVVGLVMTGVVKYKYLNVSEAMSYVLLTKGHTFIAEIVSFGAILGIMAVVFAFIYAGSNIIKSMGRNQFLPSKLAQVNQATYSPNRAIWLVGGLAAILAGEFDLHYLALIANVGSLLVFLLISVIAIVMRKKSPELERPFKIPGGATIPTLSVLICLILLVNISVTAWMSYVIWIAVGLIIYMLYTKKYAQVFDK from the coding sequence ATGAAAGACGACATACCGAAAAAGAAAAAAACTTTAGGATTATTTGATTTATCAATTTTAGGAATCGGTGCCATTATCGGCACGGGAATCTTAGTTTTAACCGGAATTGTAGCGGCACAAGATTCGGGACCAGCAGTTACTTTATCATTTCTAATTGCCGCTGTTGCTAGCGGGCTAATTGGTTTATGTTATGCAGAGCTGGCCACCAGTTTGCCTAACTCAGGGAGTGCCTTTTTCTATGCTTGGGTTTCCGTTGGTAACTTCGCGGCCTTTTTAGCAGGATGGACATTAATTGGCGTCTACATTACTACTACTGCGACAGTGGCAAATGGCTGGACCGGTTATTTTAGTTCTTTCCTTGGAGAATTAAACGTTAAACTACCACAAAGCATGCTGGCAGCCCCTAGCAATGGTGGAATTATAAATCTTCCAGCAGTTTTAATGGTATTATTAATTACTTTTGTGCTAACTAGGGGCACTAGTCAGAGCAAAATTGTTAATAATATCTTGGTCGGGGTTAAATTAACCATTATTTTGTTATTTATTATCATTAGTTTTCGTGATATAAATTTAGCCAATTATCGACCATTTTTCCCGTATGGCGTTAGTGGAGTTTTTGGAGGTGCTTCAGCAGTATTTTTTTCCTTTTTAGGCTTTGATGCTTTAGCAACCTCAGCAGAAGATGCTAAAAATGTGAACAAAACGTTACCACGAGCTATCTTGATTTCGTTATCATTGTCTACGTTACTTTATATTGTAGTCGGCTTAGTTATGACAGGTGTTGTCAAATATAAATACCTTAATGTTTCTGAAGCAATGTCTTACGTTCTGTTAACCAAAGGGCATACTTTTATTGCAGAAATAGTATCATTTGGTGCAATATTGGGGATTATGGCAGTAGTGTTTGCGTTTATCTATGCTGGATCAAACATTATTAAATCAATGGGTCGTAACCAGTTTTTACCTAGTAAACTGGCGCAAGTTAACCAAGCAACCTACAGTCCAAATCGAGCTATTTGGCTAGTCGGTGGTTTGGCAGCAATCTTAGCAGGGGAATTTGATTTGCATTATCTGGCATTGATTGCCAATGTTGGTTCATTATTAGTATTTCTACTAATTTCAGTAATTGCTATTGTCATGCGCAAAAAGTCACCAGAGTTGGAGCGTCCCTTTAAGATCCCTGGTGGAGCAACAATTCCAACGCTATCAGTACTTATTTGTCTGATTTTGCTAGTAAATATTTCAGTAACAGCTTGGATGAGCTATGTTATTTGGATAGCAGTAGGTTTGATTATCTATATGTTATATACAAAAAAGTACGCTCAGGTATTTGATAAATAA
- a CDS encoding MarR family winged helix-turn-helix transcriptional regulator, with translation MEITDDQFFKQLYCVIGELHQIAQTQLAKQATFRGQGRLIFLLANNEGVSQRELATLARVKPGSISEVLERLEKDQLVERWRDQQDRRIVRVKLTAKGQQMHLKNLQARQEFKRQLLRNVSATERVAFVQVLQKIYREMTTHYGELMPKHCKDGEKD, from the coding sequence GTGGAAATAACGGATGACCAATTCTTTAAGCAGCTTTACTGCGTCATTGGCGAACTTCACCAGATCGCGCAAACCCAGCTTGCAAAACAGGCCACCTTTCGCGGACAGGGACGCCTGATTTTTCTGCTTGCTAATAACGAGGGGGTCTCGCAGCGGGAACTCGCGACCTTGGCCCGTGTCAAACCGGGGTCGATTAGCGAAGTCCTTGAGCGGCTTGAAAAGGACCAGCTCGTTGAACGGTGGCGTGACCAGCAGGACCGTCGAATTGTCCGCGTAAAGCTAACCGCAAAGGGGCAACAAATGCACCTAAAGAACTTGCAGGCCCGGCAAGAGTTCAAGCGACAACTCCTGCGAAACGTTTCGGCAACGGAACGGGTGGCCTTTGTCCAGGTCTTGCAAAAAATTTATCGTGAAATGACAACCCACTATGGCGAACTAATGCCGAAACACTGCAAGGATGGTGAAAAAGATTGA
- the thiD gene encoding bifunctional hydroxymethylpyrimidine kinase/phosphomethylpyrimidine kinase produces the protein MNSKVQVLTVAGNDCDGSAGMPADLHAFFISGVYGMGILTAAVAGNSYEISDQVLMPTEFIDHQFAALKKDFKIAATKTGMLGTSAVIRCFHRNFAPESFGKLVVDPVIITKHGNFLLDNEAYDDFVKLIIPMADVITPNAFEAQTLSGVEIESRESMMTSAKRLQELGAKNVIVKGKHENPTQEKVEDLVLKADGSYQWLSMPYVSTERLNGTGDVFSAVITAEIAKGNDLFTAAEIAKNVVYDSISKPIIVGHRHGPINLWNAHSK, from the coding sequence ATGAATTCGAAAGTTCAAGTATTAACAGTCGCAGGAAACGATTGTGATGGTAGTGCCGGAATGCCGGCTGATCTGCATGCCTTTTTCATTTCAGGAGTTTATGGAATGGGGATTTTAACGGCGGCAGTTGCTGGAAACTCATATGAAATTTCAGATCAAGTACTAATGCCGACTGAATTTATTGATCATCAGTTTGCTGCTTTGAAAAAGGATTTCAAGATTGCGGCTACCAAAACTGGAATGTTAGGCACAAGCGCAGTTATCAGATGCTTTCATCGAAACTTTGCCCCAGAAAGTTTTGGTAAATTGGTTGTCGATCCAGTTATCATCACTAAGCACGGTAACTTCCTACTTGATAATGAAGCCTATGATGACTTTGTTAAACTGATTATTCCGATGGCGGATGTAATTACTCCCAACGCCTTCGAAGCACAGACTCTAAGCGGTGTGGAAATCGAATCACGGGAGTCAATGATGACATCAGCTAAGCGTCTTCAGGAACTGGGCGCAAAAAACGTAATCGTCAAAGGAAAGCATGAAAATCCTACTCAAGAGAAAGTTGAGGATTTAGTGCTTAAAGCTGATGGTAGTTACCAATGGTTATCGATGCCCTATGTAAGTACAGAAAGACTAAATGGAACTGGCGATGTCTTTTCAGCAGTTATTACTGCTGAAATCGCTAAAGGTAATGATTTATTTACCGCAGCGGAAATAGCTAAAAATGTTGTTTATGATTCAATCTCCAAACCAATTATTGTTGGTCATCGTCATGGTCCAATTAATCTTTGGAACGCGCATAGCAAATAA
- a CDS encoding APC family permease yields the protein MAKNNDEHMKKSLGFGATLSTVAGTIIGTGVFFKASAVTTATMSISLALFAWFLGGIINMCAGLTAAEVAAAFPETGGIVKYIEEPFGKFWGFLTGWAYGIVYMPANVAAIAIAFGTQFAGLFHLADSWIVPVGMITALSVALLNFISAKCGGWVSSVTLVIKLLPLAAIVILGFLHPGGVDFRLFPIEAGPHRALWAALGTALLATMFAYDGWIHVGTLAGEMKNPQKDLPKAIAVGLLIVITVYLLVNAVFYYVVPVNQVAGNLNVSMAVADKIFGGVGGKIVTIGILVSVYGGMNGYTMTGMRVPYVMGQEKTLPFSNFFAKLNKAGVPWASGLVQYIIACLMMLSGQFDAITNMLIFVIWFFYCMVFIGVMKMRKTRPDLKRPYKVPLYPVIPLIALVGGAFILISTLIQQFTTTAIGIVITLIGVPIYFYMQKKNAKVEH from the coding sequence GGCTTTGGTGCTACGTTATCAACTGTTGCTGGTACAATTATTGGTACTGGGGTGTTCTTTAAGGCATCCGCGGTAACCACGGCGACCATGTCCATTAGTCTGGCATTATTTGCGTGGTTCCTTGGGGGAATTATTAATATGTGTGCCGGGTTAACGGCCGCTGAAGTAGCAGCTGCATTCCCGGAAACTGGGGGGATCGTTAAGTACATCGAAGAACCTTTTGGTAAATTCTGGGGATTTTTAACTGGCTGGGCTTACGGTATTGTTTATATGCCTGCCAATGTTGCGGCGATTGCAATCGCATTTGGAACCCAATTTGCAGGACTGTTCCATTTAGCAGATTCATGGATTGTTCCAGTCGGAATGATTACCGCACTCTCAGTTGCCTTGCTTAACTTTATTAGTGCTAAGTGTGGTGGCTGGGTAAGTTCTGTAACTTTGGTCATTAAGTTGTTGCCACTGGCGGCAATTGTTATTCTAGGATTCTTGCACCCAGGTGGAGTTGATTTTCGGCTCTTCCCAATCGAAGCTGGTCCACACCGTGCACTCTGGGCTGCGTTAGGGACAGCTTTACTAGCAACTATGTTCGCCTACGATGGTTGGATTCACGTTGGAACCTTAGCTGGTGAAATGAAGAATCCACAAAAGGATTTACCGAAGGCGATTGCAGTTGGGCTGTTGATTGTTATCACGGTTTATCTGCTGGTCAACGCTGTTTTCTACTACGTTGTTCCTGTTAACCAAGTTGCTGGTAACTTGAATGTTTCCATGGCTGTTGCTGATAAGATTTTTGGTGGTGTCGGCGGTAAGATCGTTACTATTGGTATTTTGGTATCAGTTTATGGCGGAATGAACGGTTACACCATGACTGGGATGCGTGTTCCATATGTTATGGGACAGGAAAAAACGTTACCATTCAGCAATTTCTTTGCAAAATTGAACAAGGCTGGTGTCCCATGGGCTTCAGGACTTGTTCAGTACATCATTGCCTGCTTGATGATGCTTTCTGGTCAGTTTGACGCTATTACTAATATGCTGATTTTTGTCATTTGGTTCTTCTACTGCATGGTATTTATCGGTGTTATGAAGATGCGGAAGACACGCCCAGATTTGAAGCGTCCTTACAAGGTACCGCTTTATCCAGTAATTCCACTGATTGCTTTAGTTGGTGGTGCATTTATCCTGATTAGTACGCTGATTCAACAGTTTACGACGACTGCAATCGGGATTGTAATTACGCTGATTGGTGTACCTATCTACTTCTACATGCAAAAGAAGAATGCAAAGGTTGAACATTAA